One stretch of Streptomyces sp. NBC_00443 DNA includes these proteins:
- a CDS encoding GlsB/YeaQ/YmgE family stress response membrane protein — MGWLWAIIVGFVLGLIAKALIPGKQHSPLWLTTIFGILGAIVGNAVARAFGVEATRGIDWSRHIFQIVAAVIIVYLGDMLYMATLGKRKHQTRA; from the coding sequence ATGGGCTGGTTGTGGGCGATCATCGTGGGATTCGTGCTGGGCCTGATCGCGAAGGCGCTCATCCCCGGCAAGCAGCACAGCCCCCTCTGGCTGACCACCATCTTCGGCATCCTCGGCGCCATCGTCGGCAACGCCGTCGCCCGGGCGTTCGGTGTCGAGGCGACCCGCGGCATCGACTGGAGCAGGCATATCTTCCAGATCGTCGCCGCGGTGATCATCGTGTACCTGGGCGACATGCTGTACATGGCGACGCTGGGCAAGCGGAAGCATCAGACCCGAGCGTGA
- the tyrS gene encoding tyrosine--tRNA ligase, with translation MTDIVDELKWRGVIALSTDEDALRKALADGPVTFYCGFDPTAASLHVGHLVQVLTMRRLQQAGLRPLALVGGATGQIGDPRPTAERTLNDPETVANWVNRLRAQIEPFLSFEGDNAAMMVNNLDWTAGLSAIEFLRDIGKHFRVNKMLTKDSVARRLQSEEGISYTEFSYQLLQGMDFLELYRRHGCTLQQGGSDQWGNLTAGLDLIHRLEPHANAHALATPLMTKADGTKFGKTEGGAIWLDPEMTTPYAFYQFWLNADDRDISTYMRILSFKSRAELEELEKQTEERPQARAGQRALAEELTTLVHGADQTAAVIAASKALFGQGELAELDDRTLAAALSEVPHIQVEQLGPVVDLLAEVGLVASKSAARRTVKEGGAYVNNVKVVGEDAVPAKEDLLHGRWLVLRRGKKNLAAVEVTGV, from the coding sequence GTGACGGACATCGTCGACGAGCTGAAGTGGCGCGGCGTGATCGCCCTGTCCACTGACGAGGACGCATTGCGCAAGGCGCTCGCGGACGGTCCCGTCACGTTCTATTGCGGTTTCGACCCGACCGCGGCCAGCCTGCATGTCGGCCACCTGGTCCAGGTCCTCACCATGCGCCGCCTCCAGCAGGCGGGCCTGCGCCCGCTGGCGCTGGTCGGCGGTGCGACGGGCCAGATCGGCGACCCGCGCCCGACGGCCGAACGCACGCTGAACGACCCGGAGACGGTCGCGAACTGGGTGAACCGCCTGCGCGCCCAGATCGAGCCCTTCCTCTCCTTCGAGGGCGACAACGCCGCAATGATGGTCAACAACCTGGACTGGACGGCCGGCCTGTCGGCCATCGAGTTCCTGCGGGACATCGGCAAGCACTTCCGCGTCAACAAGATGCTGACCAAGGACTCGGTCGCCCGCCGGCTCCAGTCCGAGGAGGGCATCAGCTACACGGAGTTCAGCTACCAGCTGCTCCAGGGCATGGACTTCCTGGAGCTGTACCGGCGGCACGGCTGCACGCTCCAGCAGGGCGGCAGCGACCAGTGGGGCAACCTCACGGCCGGTCTGGACCTGATCCACAGGCTGGAGCCGCACGCCAATGCGCATGCTCTGGCGACGCCGCTGATGACCAAGGCGGACGGCACCAAGTTCGGCAAGACCGAGGGCGGGGCCATCTGGCTCGACCCGGAGATGACGACGCCGTACGCGTTCTACCAGTTCTGGCTGAACGCGGACGACCGGGACATCTCCACCTACATGCGCATCCTGTCCTTCAAGTCCCGTGCGGAGCTGGAGGAGCTGGAGAAGCAGACCGAGGAGCGTCCGCAGGCCCGTGCCGGGCAGCGTGCACTGGCCGAGGAGCTGACGACGCTGGTGCACGGCGCCGATCAGACGGCCGCCGTGATCGCCGCGTCCAAGGCCCTCTTCGGCCAGGGCGAGCTGGCGGAGCTCGACGACCGGACGCTGGCCGCGGCCCTCTCCGAGGTGCCGCACATCCAGGTCGAGCAGCTCGGCCCGGTCGTCGACCTCCTCGCCGAAGTCGGCCTCGTGGCCAGCAAGTCCGCCGCGCGGCGCACCGTGAAGGAGGGCGGGGCCTACGTGAACAACGTCAAGGTCGTCGGCGAGGACGCGGTGCCCGCGAAGGAGGACCTGCTGCACGGGCGGTGGCTGGTGCTGCGGCGCGGGAAGAAAAACCTGGCGGCGGTCGAGGTCACCGGGGTCTGA
- a CDS encoding metallopeptidase TldD-related protein, with product MSARTNKPHEIVERALELSRADGCVVIADEQSTANLRWAGNALTTNGVTRGRTLTVVATVDGKEGTASGVVSRSAVTVDELEPLVRAAEAAARGAGPAEDAQPLVADVPASPDFTDAPAETSSTVFADFAPALGEAFARARAGGRELYGFANHEMVSTYVGTSTGLRLRHDQPNGTLELNAKSPDRTRSAWAGRSTRDFKDVDPTALDAELAVRLGWAERRLELPAGRYETLLPPTAVADLLIYQLWSASGRDAAEGRTVFSRPGGRTRVGEQLSELPLTLRSDPNEPGLESAPFLIAHSSGGDQSVFDNGLPLAATEWMSEGRLKHLTTSRHSAGLTGLPVAPGIENLILDGGEDRSLEEMVANTERGLLLTCLWYIREVDPATLLLTGLTRDGVYLVENGEVTGEVNNFRFNESPVGLLGRATEAGRTEKTLPREWGDWFTRAAMPALRIPDFNMSSVSQGV from the coding sequence GCTGTCCCGGGCCGACGGGTGCGTCGTGATCGCCGACGAGCAGTCGACCGCCAATCTGCGCTGGGCCGGCAACGCGCTGACCACGAACGGCGTCACGCGCGGGCGGACGCTCACCGTCGTCGCGACGGTGGACGGCAAGGAGGGCACGGCCTCCGGGGTCGTGTCGCGGTCGGCCGTGACGGTGGACGAGCTGGAGCCGCTGGTGCGGGCCGCCGAGGCCGCCGCGCGCGGCGCCGGGCCCGCCGAGGACGCGCAGCCGCTGGTGGCGGACGTACCGGCGTCGCCGGACTTCACGGACGCCCCGGCCGAGACGTCGTCCACGGTGTTCGCCGACTTCGCCCCGGCGCTCGGTGAGGCGTTCGCACGCGCGCGGGCGGGCGGCCGGGAGCTGTACGGCTTCGCCAACCACGAGATGGTCTCGACGTACGTGGGCACGTCGACCGGGCTGCGGCTGCGGCACGACCAGCCGAACGGCACGCTGGAGCTGAACGCCAAGTCCCCGGACCGCACCCGCTCGGCGTGGGCGGGGCGCTCCACGCGAGACTTCAAGGACGTGGACCCCACGGCGCTGGACGCCGAGCTGGCCGTACGCCTCGGCTGGGCCGAGCGGCGCCTGGAGCTGCCGGCGGGCCGGTACGAGACGCTGCTGCCGCCGACCGCCGTGGCCGACCTGCTGATCTACCAGCTCTGGTCGGCATCGGGGCGGGACGCGGCCGAGGGCCGGACGGTGTTCTCCAGGCCCGGCGGCAGGACACGTGTCGGCGAGCAGCTGAGCGAGCTGCCGCTGACGCTGCGCAGCGACCCGAACGAGCCGGGTCTGGAGTCGGCGCCCTTCCTGATCGCGCACTCCTCCGGGGGCGACCAGTCGGTCTTCGACAACGGGCTGCCGCTCGCCGCCACCGAGTGGATGAGCGAGGGCCGGCTGAAGCACCTCACCACCAGTCGGCACAGCGCGGGCCTGACCGGTCTGCCGGTGGCGCCGGGCATCGAGAACCTGATCCTGGACGGCGGCGAGGACCGCTCGCTCGAGGAGATGGTCGCGAACACCGAGCGCGGGCTGCTGCTGACCTGCCTCTGGTACATCCGCGAGGTCGACCCGGCGACGCTGCTGCTCACGGGCCTGACCCGGGACGGGGTGTACCTCGTCGAGAACGGCGAGGTGACGGGCGAGGTGAACAACTTCCGGTTCAACGAGTCGCCGGTGGGCCTGCTGGGGCGGGCGACGGAGGCGGGGCGCACGGAGAAGACCCTGCCCAGGGAGTGGGGCGACTGGTTCACCAGGGCCGCGATGCCGGCGCTGCGCATCCCCGATTTCAACATGAGCTCTGTCAGTCAGGGCGTATAA